The Pelotomaculum schinkii genome includes a window with the following:
- a CDS encoding carbonic anhydrase: protein MSSNLTASWEAALQKLIEGNNRFTSGKPADKELGAGRREELLKGQNPFAVIVSCSDSRIPPELLFDQALGDIFVVRTAGNVVDTIAIGSVEYAVEHLHTPLVVVMGHENCGAVKAAVDGGEAEGSIGAIIDKIEPSLARAKAAGATGAQLYEAAADENIMATIRDLQKSPIIQRLLASGNLTLAGAKYHLGSGEVVFNISK from the coding sequence ATGTCTAGTAATCTTACTGCCTCATGGGAGGCGGCGCTGCAAAAACTAATTGAAGGAAACAACAGGTTTACCAGTGGTAAACCTGCTGACAAGGAACTGGGAGCAGGACGGCGGGAAGAGCTCTTAAAGGGCCAAAACCCTTTTGCCGTGATCGTATCCTGTTCGGATTCCCGCATACCGCCCGAACTCCTGTTCGACCAGGCCTTGGGCGACATATTTGTGGTACGGACGGCGGGTAATGTTGTAGATACAATTGCGATAGGCAGTGTGGAATATGCTGTGGAGCACCTGCACACACCGCTGGTAGTGGTGATGGGCCATGAAAATTGCGGCGCCGTTAAGGCTGCTGTGGACGGGGGAGAAGCAGAGGGAAGCATAGGGGCTATTATTGATAAAATTGAACCCTCTCTGGCCAGGGCAAAGGCGGCCGGCGCAACCGGAGCACAGCTCTATGAGGCTGCTGCCGATGAAAATATTATGGCAACCATACGGGACCTGCAAAAGAGCCCCATCATCCAGCGCCTGCTGGCGAGCGGTAATCTGACGCTGGCGGGGGCTAAATATCACCTGGGATCAGGGGAAGTGGTCTTTAATATCAGTAAGTAG
- a CDS encoding DUF3006 domain-containing protein — MLTIDRFEGEYALIKLNKRIFHIPKVLLPKGAKQGDRVRIEITVEEEPREPRKE, encoded by the coding sequence ATGCTGACCATTGACAGATTTGAAGGGGAATATGCCTTAATTAAACTGAATAAAAGGATCTTTCACATCCCCAAGGTCCTCCTGCCAAAGGGGGCAAAGCAGGGCGATCGGGTCAGAATTGAAATCACCGTAGAGGAGGAACCTCGAGAACCAAGGAAGGAATAA